A DNA window from Fibrobacter succinogenes contains the following coding sequences:
- a CDS encoding aspartate/glutamate racemase family protein yields the protein MKTIGLIGGMSWESTITYYEILNKEIAKALGGFHSAKIMMYNVDFAELEANMSSGNWDGNANILSDAAKRLEGAGADFIDIATNTMHKLVPQIEKEIRIPILHIADATANSIKRDNIKKVALLGTKFTMTQDFIKNRLIDAGLEVMTPDVQDIELVNDVIFNELCLGKVLDKSRKEYQRIIAEMKKRGAEGVILGCTEIGMLISAKDSVLPTYDTTIIHATEAAKMTLE from the coding sequence ATGAAAACTATCGGACTTATCGGTGGAATGAGCTGGGAAAGCACCATCACCTATTACGAAATTCTGAACAAAGAAATTGCAAAAGCGCTCGGCGGATTCCACAGCGCAAAAATCATGATGTACAATGTGGACTTTGCCGAACTCGAAGCGAACATGTCGAGCGGCAACTGGGACGGAAACGCCAACATTCTTTCAGATGCAGCCAAGCGCCTCGAAGGCGCCGGCGCTGATTTTATCGACATCGCCACCAACACCATGCACAAGCTCGTCCCGCAAATCGAGAAAGAAATCCGCATCCCGATTCTGCACATTGCCGATGCGACCGCCAACAGCATCAAGCGCGATAACATCAAGAAAGTCGCCCTTCTCGGCACCAAATTCACAATGACGCAGGACTTCATCAAGAACCGCCTCATAGACGCAGGCCTTGAAGTCATGACGCCCGACGTCCAAGACATCGAACTCGTGAACGACGTGATTTTCAACGAGCTCTGCCTCGGCAAAGTTCTCGATAAATCCCGCAAAGAATACCAAAGAATCATTGCGGAAATGAAAAAACGCGGCGCCGAAGGCGTGATTCTCGGCTGCACCGAAATCGGCATGCTCATCAGCGCAAAAGACAGCGTGCTCCCCACATACGATACAACAATCATCCACGCGACCGAAGCCGCGAAGATGACGCTAGAATAA
- a CDS encoding alpha-1,4-glucan--maltose-1-phosphate maltosyltransferase, translating into MATIPTLKENLVIENIRPSIEGGRFMLKREPGDTVTLQADIFRHSHEKYDAAIFYRHVSKKKWEQAPMHFVDNDLWEGTFTVGNIGYYEYKICAWTREPKDVPTESPVMKLRVDPTYSRVGTWYEMWPKSQGTDPKKSATWKDCEKQLDYIAGLGFDTVYLVPIHPIGVTNRKGANNALHALVDKKGNPIEPGCPYAVGNKHGGHYDVDPELGTMKDFEHFAKTARAKGLRLALDIALNCSPDHPYVKSHPEWFYHEPDGSIKFAENPPKKYEDIYPFDYYNENYKELWKEIENIILFWADKGVEIFRIDNPHTKPFPFWEWLIADVKEKRPELVFLAEAFTRPKMMHRLAKSGFDMSYTYFAWRSAKWEFEQYLKELTQSNAKEYMRGIFFPTTPDIFPKYLAYKGPNAFKQRYFLAATLSSLTGMYNGYELCENIPSPIKEELADSEKYQYKVHNWSGPGIQDFVRRLNVARQEHIALQEYDNLEFHYAQNDQLMVYSKKTGDDVILCVCNMDMDHVQEGIVELDMAKLGLENDSFFFLKDVVTGESYVWRGNKNYVKLDPAKAPGHMFILKKI; encoded by the coding sequence ATGGCTACTATTCCAACTCTAAAAGAAAATCTAGTTATTGAAAATATTCGCCCGAGTATCGAGGGCGGCCGTTTCATGCTTAAGCGTGAACCCGGCGACACTGTGACATTGCAGGCTGACATTTTCCGCCACAGTCACGAAAAGTACGATGCTGCGATTTTTTACCGCCACGTTTCCAAGAAAAAGTGGGAACAGGCTCCGATGCATTTTGTCGATAATGACTTGTGGGAAGGTACTTTCACGGTCGGCAACATCGGCTATTACGAATACAAAATTTGCGCTTGGACCAGGGAGCCGAAAGACGTTCCGACTGAAAGCCCGGTGATGAAGCTCCGTGTGGATCCGACTTACAGCCGCGTCGGTACATGGTACGAAATGTGGCCGAAGAGCCAAGGCACGGATCCGAAAAAGTCTGCAACGTGGAAAGATTGCGAAAAGCAGCTCGACTACATTGCCGGCCTCGGTTTCGATACGGTTTATCTTGTTCCGATTCACCCGATTGGCGTTACGAACCGCAAGGGCGCGAACAATGCGCTCCATGCCTTGGTTGATAAGAAGGGGAATCCGATTGAACCGGGATGCCCGTATGCTGTAGGGAACAAGCATGGCGGCCATTACGATGTGGACCCGGAACTTGGGACCATGAAGGACTTCGAGCATTTTGCAAAGACGGCCCGTGCTAAGGGACTCCGCTTGGCGCTTGACATCGCTCTCAACTGCAGCCCGGACCATCCGTATGTGAAGTCGCATCCGGAATGGTTCTATCACGAACCGGACGGAAGCATCAAGTTTGCTGAAAATCCGCCCAAGAAGTACGAAGATATTTATCCGTTCGATTACTACAACGAGAACTACAAGGAACTCTGGAAGGAAATCGAGAACATTATTTTGTTCTGGGCTGATAAGGGCGTTGAAATTTTCCGCATCGACAACCCGCATACAAAACCGTTCCCGTTCTGGGAATGGCTCATTGCCGACGTGAAGGAAAAACGCCCGGAACTCGTGTTCCTTGCTGAAGCTTTCACCCGCCCGAAGATGATGCATCGCTTGGCGAAGTCCGGCTTCGACATGAGCTACACGTATTTTGCATGGCGTTCAGCAAAGTGGGAATTCGAACAGTACTTGAAGGAACTCACGCAGTCCAATGCTAAGGAATACATGCGTGGTATCTTCTTCCCGACGACTCCGGATATTTTCCCGAAGTACCTTGCATACAAGGGACCGAATGCGTTCAAGCAGCGCTATTTCTTGGCAGCAACGCTTTCGAGCTTGACCGGTATGTACAACGGGTATGAACTTTGCGAAAACATTCCGAGCCCGATCAAGGAAGAATTGGCCGATAGTGAAAAGTATCAGTACAAAGTACACAATTGGTCTGGCCCGGGCATTCAAGACTTTGTTCGTCGTCTGAATGTCGCCCGTCAGGAACATATTGCGTTGCAGGAATACGATAACCTTGAATTCCATTATGCGCAGAATGACCAGCTCATGGTTTATTCCAAAAAGACTGGCGATGACGTGATTCTTTGCGTGTGCAACATGGATATGGACCACGTGCAAGAAGGTATCGTTGAACTCGACATGGCAAAGCTTGGACTTGAGAACGATTCGTTCTTCTTCTTGAAGGATGTCGTGACTGGCGAAAGCTATGTTTGGCGTGGCAACAAGAACTATGTGAAGCTTGATCCTGCAAAGGCTCCTGGTCACATGTTTATCTTGAAGAAAATCTAA
- a CDS encoding carbohydrate binding domain-containing protein, which translates to MMRSLISIIGCVLLALWYAGCSESDTTAGIEIGNPEIASRNVGFTANFSIDYSETKKASLAKSASDDEYVVIDTFRLVLTEVLATCSYYNKSNGKRQDNGDYLGPDRKNTAAVLPVSFADGAVYRDPFKNLDLSTHGILKEIKVSFQIIREGGFNSISGRVRVGDKKVPFVYELSHFQLFSLFYRNSQIDIQDSLVNLSVIFHVHRFIDGIDFASAEVGEDGVIHISENSNENVWKILNERFIPSFLSLQYEYTNDEGLTIKDYTSDVLNELNNVFYENIITNGNFKDGGQDWIFYTQFGGAADTAIIEEDKSNLMKVHVSEGGSESYSVQILHEDISVAKGAKYKFVFTIWSDIETEITARLGSYITYEKIGFEEHVPVTKTGRSFEVEFTAIVTDPFARLDLNLGKNEATFWIKDVQIIRIK; encoded by the coding sequence ATGATGCGTTCTTTGATTTCAATAATCGGTTGTGTGCTTTTGGCACTGTGGTATGCTGGGTGTTCTGAATCCGACACTACAGCCGGTATTGAAATTGGAAATCCGGAGATTGCTTCTAGGAACGTTGGTTTTACGGCTAATTTCTCGATTGATTATTCGGAAACGAAAAAGGCTTCTCTGGCGAAGTCCGCATCTGACGATGAATATGTGGTCATCGATACGTTCCGCCTTGTGCTTACGGAGGTCTTAGCCACTTGTAGTTATTATAATAAAAGCAACGGAAAACGGCAGGATAATGGTGATTACCTTGGGCCGGACAGGAAAAACACAGCTGCTGTGCTCCCGGTTTCGTTTGCGGACGGGGCTGTTTACAGGGATCCTTTTAAAAACCTCGATTTGTCAACTCATGGAATCCTCAAGGAAATAAAGGTTTCGTTCCAGATTATTCGTGAGGGTGGCTTTAACTCAATTTCTGGTCGTGTTCGCGTTGGTGATAAAAAGGTTCCTTTTGTTTATGAATTGTCCCATTTCCAGTTGTTCAGCTTGTTTTATCGCAATTCGCAGATTGATATTCAAGATTCGTTAGTGAACTTGTCTGTAATATTCCATGTGCACCGTTTTATCGACGGAATTGATTTCGCATCTGCAGAAGTTGGCGAAGATGGCGTGATTCATATAAGTGAAAATTCCAATGAAAACGTTTGGAAAATCTTGAATGAACGCTTTATTCCTAGTTTCCTTTCCTTGCAGTATGAATATACGAATGACGAAGGTTTGACAATTAAAGATTATACCTCTGATGTATTGAATGAACTGAATAATGTGTTCTATGAAAACATTATTACTAACGGAAACTTTAAGGACGGTGGACAAGACTGGATTTTCTATACGCAATTTGGCGGTGCTGCGGATACCGCGATAATTGAAGAAGACAAATCTAATTTGATGAAGGTCCATGTTTCGGAAGGTGGTTCTGAGTCCTATAGTGTGCAAATCCTCCACGAAGATATTTCTGTAGCGAAAGGTGCTAAGTACAAGTTTGTATTTACGATTTGGTCTGACATCGAAACAGAAATTACGGCACGTCTTGGATCGTATATCACGTATGAAAAAATTGGTTTTGAAGAACATGTGCCTGTCACGAAAACGGGTCGTTCGTTCGAAGTCGAATTTACGGCGATTGTGACGGACCCGTTTGCTCGATTGGACTTGAATCTTGGAAAGAATGAAGCCACGTTCTGGATCAAGGATGTGCAAATTATAAGGATTAAATAG